Proteins encoded by one window of Yersinia massiliensis:
- a CDS encoding putative holin → MKNLKNIIPSVKKPRLSGWLLTAVLLLGTIGLVSPQQLPVVIYKLSLITLAAVLGYWLDRSLFPKARPGQYLRHDVKLMADGRYPVQTGLHLVFSAALIRRALIVAAVCLAVATGL, encoded by the coding sequence ATGAAAAACCTGAAAAATATTATTCCCTCTGTTAAAAAACCACGCCTGAGTGGGTGGCTACTGACCGCGGTGCTGCTGCTCGGCACCATCGGTCTTGTATCGCCGCAGCAGTTGCCGGTCGTTATCTACAAACTGTCACTCATCACGCTCGCTGCGGTACTCGGCTACTGGCTCGACCGTTCGCTCTTCCCCAAAGCCCGCCCCGGACAGTATCTCAGGCATGACGTTAAGCTGATGGCTGATGGCCGCTACCCAGTACAGACCGGCCTCCACTTGGTCTTTTCTGCCGCGCTGATCCGCCGTGCTCTGATAGTTGCAGCCGTCTGTCTGGCTGTGGCCACGGGACTGTAA
- a CDS encoding DNA adenine methylase, which yields MKQQSLPIVPWIGGKRRLAKHILPLFPTHTCYVEPFSGAAALYFLKTPSKTEVINDINGELVNLYRVVKHHLEEFVRQFKWALVSRQIYKWLQDTPEETLTDIQRAARFYYLQKQAFGGKVAEHTFGISTTSAPRFNLLRIEEELSMAHLRLSRTLIEHLDWHKCIERYDRPHTLFYCDPPYWGTEGYGVEFGLENYDHMAELAHSIKGKMIISVNDIPEMRRAFNGLNFQTVDISYNLKVTGKAASRKELVICNF from the coding sequence ATGAAACAACAATCTTTACCCATCGTTCCATGGATCGGCGGTAAACGCCGTCTGGCTAAACATATTTTGCCACTGTTTCCAACCCACACCTGCTATGTAGAGCCGTTCAGCGGCGCAGCTGCTTTGTATTTTCTCAAGACCCCCAGCAAGACCGAGGTCATTAACGATATCAACGGGGAACTGGTGAACTTATACAGGGTAGTAAAACACCATCTGGAAGAGTTTGTCCGGCAGTTCAAATGGGCGCTGGTGAGTCGCCAGATCTATAAATGGTTGCAGGACACGCCGGAAGAGACACTAACCGACATCCAGCGTGCCGCCCGGTTCTACTACCTTCAAAAGCAGGCATTTGGCGGCAAAGTCGCCGAGCACACCTTCGGCATCTCCACTACCAGTGCACCGCGCTTTAACCTGCTGCGCATCGAGGAAGAATTGTCGATGGCGCACCTGCGTCTATCTAGAACGCTGATTGAGCATCTGGACTGGCACAAGTGTATTGAGCGCTATGACCGTCCCCATACACTGTTTTACTGCGACCCTCCATACTGGGGAACGGAAGGCTACGGCGTGGAGTTTGGGCTGGAAAACTATGACCACATGGCGGAGCTGGCACATAGCATCAAAGGAAAGATGATTATTTCGGTGAACGATATCCCGGAAATGCGGCGTGCATTCAACGGTCTAAATTTTCAGACGGTGGATATTAGCTATAACCTGAAAGTCACTGGGAAAGCGGCGTCTCGGAAAGAATTAGTGATTTGTAATTTCTAA